In Chlorocebus sabaeus isolate Y175 chromosome 5, mChlSab1.0.hap1, whole genome shotgun sequence, one genomic interval encodes:
- the TERF2IP gene encoding telomeric repeat-binding factor 2-interacting protein 1, giving the protein MAEAMDLGKDPNGPTHSSTLFVREDGSSMSFYVRPSPAKRRLSTLILHGGGTVCRVQEPGAVLLAQPGEALAEASGDFISTQYILDCVERNERLELEAYRLGSASAADTGSEAKPGALAEGAAEPEPQRLAGRIAFTDADDVAILTYVKENARSPSSVTGNALWKAMEKSSLTQHSWQSLKDRYLKHLRGQEHKYLLGDAPVSPSSQKLKRKAEEDPEAADSGEPQNKRTPDLPEEEYVKEEIQENEEAVKKMLVEATREFEEVVVDESPPDFEIHITMCDDDPPTPEEDSETQPDEEEEEEEEEKVSQPEVGAAIKIIRQLMEKFNLDLSTVTQAFLKNSGELEATSAFLASGQRADGYPIWSRQDDIDLQKDDEDTREALVKKFGAQNVARRIEFRKK; this is encoded by the exons ATGGCGGAGGCGATGGATTTGGGCAAAGACCCCAACGGGCCCACCCATTCCTCGACTCTGTTCGTGAGGGAGGACGGCAGCTCCATGTCCTTCTACGTGCGGCCCAGCCCGGCCAAGCGCCGGCTGTCGACGCTCATCCTGCACGGCGGCGGCACCGTGTGCCGGGTGCAGGAGCCCGGGGCGGTGCTGCTGGCCCAGCCCGGGGAGGCGCTGGCCGAGGCCTCGGGTGATTTCATCTCCACGCAGTACATCCTGGACTGCGTGGAGCGCAACgagaggctggagctggaggcctATAGGCTGGGCTCCGCCTCGGCGGCGGACACCGGCTCGGAAGCAAAGCCCGGGGCCCTGGCCGAGGGCGCCGCAGAGCCGGAGCCGCAGCGGCTCGCGGGGCGGATCGCCTTCACGGATGCGGACGACGTAGCCATCCTGACCTACGTGAAGGAAAATGCCCGCTCGCCCAGCTCCGTCACCGGTAACGCCTTGTGGAAAGCGATGGAGAAGAGCTCGCTCACGCAGCACTCGTGGCAGTCCCTGAAGGACCGCTACCTCAAGCACCTGCGGGGCCAGGAGCATAAGTACCTGCTGGGGGACGCGCCGGTTAGCCCCTCCTCCCAGAAGCTCAAGCGGAAGGCGGAGGAGGACCCGGAGGCCGCGGATAGCGGGG AACCACAGAATAAGAGAACTCCAGATTTGCCTGAAGAAGAATATGTGAAGGAAGAAATCCAGGAGAATGAAGAAGCAGTCAAAAAGATGCTTGTGGAAGCCACCCGGGAGTTTGAGGAGGTTGTG GTGGATGAGAGCCCTCctgattttgaaatacatataacTATGTGTGATGATGATCCACCCACACCTGAGGAAGACTCAGAAACACAGcctgatgaggaggaggaagaagaagaagaagaaaaagtttctCAACCAGAGGTGGGAGCTGCCATTAAGATCATTCGGCAGTTAATGGAGAAGTTTAACTTGGATCTATCAACAGTTACACAGGCCTTCCTAAAAAATAGTGGTGAGCTGGAAGCTACTTCCGCCTTCTTAGCATCTGGTCAGAGAgctgatggataccccatttggTCCCGACAAGATGACATAGATTTGCAAAAAGATGATGAGGATACCAGGGAGGCATTGGTCAAAAAATTTGGTGCTCAGAATGTAGCTCGGAGGATTGAATTTCGAAAGAAATAA